DNA from Romeriopsis navalis LEGE 11480:
TCCGTGGGGAAATGGGTACCAAACGAGGCGATTCCCACCCGCTCACAGGCCCGTTCCTTGTTGCGGACATAGGCAGCGCTGGCGGGGTTATCGCCGACCATCAGCACAGCGAGTCCGGGAGGGCGACCATATTTGGTGGTTAATTCTTGGACTTGGGTCGTCATCGCCGCGTACATGCGTTGAGACAAGACCTTTCCATCAAGCAATTGAGCGGGCATAGAAACGTCGAGAACCATTCCGGCTAAAAATACTCTCAATAGTTTCGCAGATCCGGTTGCCGTAATTCACAATCCCTAGGAGAAATTTCAGGTTTCCCACCCGCACCCAAGGTTCACAATTATGATCCCAGTTAACGCATCAGTCGATCGCCCAAAAATGCGCTTGAGCCTAACTAATTGAGTTTGAGCATGGCTAAATGTGGGATAAGTGGCGATCGCGCAAGTCTACGCAGAACCATGCCAGCAGCAGGTCTGAAAATTAACGCCTCAAGCATGGCAGAATACTGAACCATCCGAAAATCTACAGCTAAACTAGACCGTGACCTGATATTTCACTGCTCAGGGTATTCGAGAATGCTTTCCTTCCGTCGTCATTTACCCCTATCACTTACAGCACTCTTGCTCACACTGGGTTTAAGTGCCTGCCGCGATAATCCAGCGCAGGTCTTCTCCCCACTGGATCCAAGTTCTCCGATTAAAATTGCGGTTGCCGCCCAACAAGCCGAGGGCGTGAAAGTCGTCGTCGAGGGCAAAGTTGTTGCGATCGCCCCCCTAGTGAAACAGTCCGTTTATGAACTCCAGGATGATTCAGGCGTGATTTGGGTTTTGACCGATAGTCAACCACCGACGCAAAAAACAACGATTAAAATCCATGGGATAATTCGCAGCAGTAATGGTGAACGCTATATCGATCAGAAATAAGCGTGGCCAGAATCGGGTATGAACGGCAACGTCGGGCTCACTCATCCGCAATTCAGCTCACGCACCCGCAATTTAATCGGCTCCATGAAGTCTGCCTACACAGAAGACGACCTAAAGGTGAATTATGGCAAGCGCACCGGTTGAGGTCGCGATTTGTATTCTGCATCAGACCGACCAATTCCTGATGCAGCTGCGCGATAATGATCCCAAAATTTTATACCCCGGTTATTGGGGATTATTTGGTGGCCATATTGAAGCTGGCGAATCCCCCGAAGTGGCAGTGGTGCGGGAAGTCCTCGAAGAAATTAGTTATCAGCTACCAAGCTATGAGAAATTCGGCATCTATGGCGATGAAAAAGTGGTGCGTCACGTATTCCATGCGCCATTAAATGTGGGATTGGAGCAGTTAGTGCTGGGAGAAGGTTGGGATATGGGGTTATTAGCGATCGAGCAGATTCGCTCGGGTACACATTATTCCTCAATTGCCCAACAAGCACGGCCGGTCGGCCCCATTCACCAAACCATCCTGTCTGATTTCTATGCCCAGTATCGTTCCTTGTCCTAGATATTTTCTGGGGGCAATGACTTTTGGGATGTTTTTAGGTTTCCGGGATTTTGCGACTGCTATCGTGGACATATGAATCATGATTCATATAAATCTTGGTTCATGTCTGAGTCGTTTTGTTTGGGTCTAACTGGCGTTAGCCTCAAATCTGGGAGGTGAGTTTCAATGTCTTCCTTAAAAGTTTGTTCGGCGGAATTTTGTGCGCATAAGTTTCAAATTCTGGCGGATACGACTCGGCTTTCGGTGTTGCAATGCTTAATGGATGG
Protein-coding regions in this window:
- a CDS encoding NUDIX hydrolase, which codes for MASAPVEVAICILHQTDQFLMQLRDNDPKILYPGYWGLFGGHIEAGESPEVAVVREVLEEISYQLPSYEKFGIYGDEKVVRHVFHAPLNVGLEQLVLGEGWDMGLLAIEQIRSGTHYSSIAQQARPVGPIHQTILSDFYAQYRSLS